The genomic segment ATGCTCCCTAGGGTTTTATAAGCAAGCTGGATAAGCGGCCTCTCTCCTTCTTTAGCTCTTTTTTTCTAAGTCTGCTTAAGACCCCCGCTTTCTTTAATACCCTCTCTAACCACTGGCAACTATCTCCTGGCGCACGAACTATATCCTCTTGACAAAAAAGATTTATTCTTTATCATTTTTTAATGCATAAACAATGTCGTTAATATTTTTTTATTAACACCAAAACCTACGGAGGATTAATAATGAAGGCAAAAACCTTGATATGTGTCCTTACACTGCTGATTATTGCCGGGACAGCTTCGGCCATCGAGGAGCCGGTGCTTCAGGTCGGCATGTGGGTAAAGGCAGAGCCGTGGCACAACTGGATAGGCGGCGCTGGTCGCACGAGCACCGTTAAACTCAATGTGCTCGATACGGCAAACGTCATCCAGCGTGTGGACTTTTACTACTCGATAGACGAAGGCGCTTCGTGGTCGCTTTTCGGAACAGACCTTAATGGTCAGGAACCTCTTTTCTCGACGACCGATCTCGTGATGACGCCTGTCGGGCTGACGACAATGGATCCCGCCCTGTTCGAGCCGGGCGACGGCTGGTCAACCGTATTCCCGCACCTGCTGGTTCCCCAGATAAACATGAGGGTTTTGTTCAAGAGCCTTGCATTCACGAACACGGGCGACACCCTTGTCGCGCAAACGTGGCGCAACTACGACCCCACCCCTCCCGACCAGGCGGTCGTGAGTTATGCATGGCTGAATCCGGAAACGCTTCTGGTTTCAGTCTCAGACCCCTACATGGACATAGATTCGATAACAATAGCGGCAAATCCGGAGCCCGAGCACTTCTACAAGGGCATACCGGGCATAGACCAGCACCTGGGTTCCGATTACCACTGCCTGCCCACTGCGGCGGCGGCGTGTCTCAAGTATTTCGAGGGAAAGGGCGATCCTGAGATAACGGGCGGTCTTACGGACTCCTCGCTGGTGGATACGCTGGGCAAGGAATCGGGAACCAACCAGGGCAAAGACGGCACCTATATTGATGACCTTGTGCGCGCTCTCGAAAGATGGATAGCCTCTCATGGAGGCAACTACACCGTGAGGTCCTCTAACTCGTTCGACTGGAACACTGCCTCGAGCGAGCTGAAGCGCTGCCAGGACGTTCTCGCGGGCATACGCTGGCCCAACGGCAAATGGCACATGATGACCTTCAACTCCATCGACAATGTACCCAACCCGGACGGCACAATAAGGGTCGACTTCATGGATCCGTGGACGGGCGAGATAGCGTGGGGCGATTATAATCCGGCGACAGGAGAGCTTTCTGGGTTTGAGAGTTCGTCGGGGTCGGGCGGACAGATGATAAACATGGTAATCATCTGCCCTAACGAGAAGAATCCCTACATCAGTCCGGGCACCGACCCCATAGGCGGCGCGCCCGGTCCCGAGCCTTTCCCGCAGCCCGTGCCGCTTTCGCAGATGGAGAACAACTCGCTTAAGGTCTGGATAGTGGACGCTCAAGGCAACGCCTTCACGTCCATTCAAGTGGTCCAAGCCCTTTCAACAAAGCCCGGTCCGAACCAGCACGGCATGGTTATCCCCAACTTCTACCTTGCGCAGAACTCGCCCAACCCGTTCTCGGATAAGACCCAGCTTGCATTCGCGCTTCCCGAGCGCGCCGCGTTCACGCTGAGCATCTACAACGCGGCAGGCCAGAAGGTCAAGGTGCTTCTGCACGAGACGAGACCGGCAGGATTCTACAAGCTTTCCTGGAACGCCAAGGACTCGAAAGGCAGAGTGGTTGAACCCGGCGCTTACTTTGCAAAGCTCGAGACGGATTCCGGCTTCAAACAGACCGTTAAGATGCTGATTGTCCGGTGACAATGTTCATTACTACACAATTAATGCTGATTGTCCGGTGACAATGTTCGTCCATACGCAAGCACCACACATATTGGGATAAACACATCCCTCTTGCATCATCAATAAGGCGGGGCATCCTTGATGCCCTGCCTTAACTTACACCCCAAAGAAATACTGCGTCTTTACTCCGTAGCCGCCGTCATGGTATGTCTTTGGGGAAACACCGACTTAACTATTACCCCGCGTCAGAGCTAAGGCTCCTTGACTCCGCGAGCGGCAGCACATATACTTTCGCGCATGCAGGAACCAATACCACAGACTACCCATAAAGCCTCCCCGATAAGCGGGTTCATTGCAACATGGCGCGGTGTGCTGTTCAATGCGCTGATGCTCGTCTACATCCTTGCGGTTCAGAAGCCGTTTCTTGCGCTCGTCCAGGAGTCGGCGGACATGGGGCACAAGAACATTCCTCTCGGCATATTCATCTTCAGCCTCATGCTCCTGCAGCTGGCGGCGCTCTTCATAAAGCTCCCGGCAGTCATCAGGCGCACGGGCATTACGGACACCAAGAAGTTTCCCAAGGACGGATGGATTATCGTTCTCGTGTGGGTAGTTCAGATGGGACTCAGCATCTTTCTCGTGTATGTCGGTCTGCCCGCATTAGGGATCCATGGCATCGGCTGGGCGTTTCTGGGAACCATAATCGTGGTGGCAAAGGATTACTTTCTTATTCAGTCCCTTGCCCTCGGCTCGCTGAAGGTCAAGTACAAGGTGCCGCGAGCGCTCGAATACCTTGCCGACTTTGCACTCCTTTTGTTCGGACTCTTCGCCTACACGGCGACCTGGGTGTACTGGTCGGAGAAGTTGAGGTCCGAGACGACCCCCGGGGTATCTGGACCCAGCATCGTGAGCTTCGTTTTAGGGCTGCTCTTCTTTTTCTTCTGCTTCCCGTCGATACAGGGACCCTATATCCAGGAGGTGATGGCGCTTCCAAGGACCCGGGCGAACCGCGCAAGCTTCTGGCTCTTTTGGGGAATGCTCGCCGCGAACGTCCTGTGCGCGATGCTCTCGTTTGTGTTCGGAAGCAATTAAACCCCAAAGAACTACCCCGTATTCCTTTGAGGACCCCTGCCCTTTACCCCCGGCGAGATTCTTTTTTATACAGGGTCCCCAGGGGGTGAAGTTTGCCGACTCAAAGTTGAAATAGAGGCAAACTTCCCAAGCTCCCCCGGGAGATTCGCTCGCCTCTGGCGAGATTATTTTTTCTTACGGGTTAAGTGATTGATAAGAAGGGGCTTGACAAGGATTGATTTTTAAGATATACTTTTTTGTAAAATAATTGCCTAAGAGAATTAGGTGTTTTCAAAAAAGGAGGCGTCGATTCTTATGGAAGACAAATTTTCACTACCCGCAAATTCTTGGGACAAAAATAGACAGATACTTCAAGGGTTTTGGAAGTGTTGGATAAGATTATCCGCCAGTGACAAGGATGAAAAAAGCGTAAGCTTGGATGATATAGCCCAGACAAGTGGGATCAATAGAACCCTTGTTAGTGCCAATAATGCTTTTCTCAGATCGATAGGTGTGATTGCAGGTAGAAAAACTTTTAAACTAACTGAACTAGGACAAAGACTAGCAAAAGCAATCGATTTCGACGTGGAAGAGGATATTAAAAAAACAATCTCAGAAATAGTCAAACAATCTGATTTCTTGACTAAAATTACTGATGCAGTAAGGATACGTAAATCAATGACATCCGATGCTCTCAAAAATCATATTGCGCTGACC from the bacterium genome contains:
- a CDS encoding T9SS type A sorting domain-containing protein, yielding MKAKTLICVLTLLIIAGTASAIEEPVLQVGMWVKAEPWHNWIGGAGRTSTVKLNVLDTANVIQRVDFYYSIDEGASWSLFGTDLNGQEPLFSTTDLVMTPVGLTTMDPALFEPGDGWSTVFPHLLVPQINMRVLFKSLAFTNTGDTLVAQTWRNYDPTPPDQAVVSYAWLNPETLLVSVSDPYMDIDSITIAANPEPEHFYKGIPGIDQHLGSDYHCLPTAAAACLKYFEGKGDPEITGGLTDSSLVDTLGKESGTNQGKDGTYIDDLVRALERWIASHGGNYTVRSSNSFDWNTASSELKRCQDVLAGIRWPNGKWHMMTFNSIDNVPNPDGTIRVDFMDPWTGEIAWGDYNPATGELSGFESSSGSGGQMINMVIICPNEKNPYISPGTDPIGGAPGPEPFPQPVPLSQMENNSLKVWIVDAQGNAFTSIQVVQALSTKPGPNQHGMVIPNFYLAQNSPNPFSDKTQLAFALPERAAFTLSIYNAAGQKVKVLLHETRPAGFYKLSWNAKDSKGRVVEPGAYFAKLETDSGFKQTVKMLIVR